Proteins encoded together in one Lathyrus oleraceus cultivar Zhongwan6 chromosome 5, CAAS_Psat_ZW6_1.0, whole genome shotgun sequence window:
- the LOC127086591 gene encoding putative phytosulfokines 6, which yields MRLSFVFQFLFLFFLLFSTILSSRPLTSEQGENYFLELEGGESLKVMEMEKCNIEDEECMQRRMTLEAHLDYIYTQHHKP from the exons ATGAGGCTAAGTTTTGTCTTTCAATTCTTATTCCTTTTCTTTCTGCTTTTCTCCACAATACTCTCTTCAAGGCCACTTACAAGTGAACAAG GAGAGAACTATTTTTTGGAGTTAGAAGGAGGTGAATCTTTGAAG GTTATGGAAATGGAGAAGTGCAATATTGAAGATGAAGAATGTATGCAGAGAAGAATGACTTTAGAAGCTCACCTAGACTACATCTACACCCAACATCATAAGCCTTGA